A single region of the Triticum dicoccoides isolate Atlit2015 ecotype Zavitan chromosome 2B, WEW_v2.0, whole genome shotgun sequence genome encodes:
- the LOC119361290 gene encoding uncharacterized protein LOC119361290: MDRSKEWWQKAVVVPVRRAWVVVAARLRRKKQHDGRGGALVKLHDDVQTCAYEDVQVMWEMLQRSETGKMMAGAPPPKGSALVWLGPRRRRHSIDLRPRC; encoded by the exons ATGGATCGGTCGAAGGAGTGGTGGCAGAAGGCGGTGGTCGTGCCGGTGAGGCGCGCGTGggtcgtcgtcgccgcgcgcctGCGTCGCAAGAAACAGCATG atggccggggcggcgcgctGGTGAAGCTCCACGACGACGTGCAGACGTGCGCGTACGAGGACGTGCAGGTGATGTGGGAGATGCTGCAGCGCTCCGAGACGGGGAAGATGATGGCCGGGGCGCCGCCGCCCAAGGGCTCCGCGCTGGTCTGGCtcggccctcgccgccgccgccactccatcGACCTCCGGCCGCGGTGCTGA
- the LOC119365986 gene encoding uncharacterized protein LOC119365986: MDTVRGEAWSMAPPQQQRQLSGSRGLQQQQQQQQQQQNGRIDLRELKAQMEKRLGPDRSRRYFGYLSGYLSQKLSKPDFDKMCLLTLGRENLRLHNRLIRAVLYNVYQAQCPPPPPDVGRSVGPSAKKVSQAAGSLNSCNGDARLLQVQGSRSMGALQDHQLKDRLKHMGPNGRVEAVASHTQVVHGGSAVTENGALSSLELKRSVSFQQCEAAEPLAKHLRVDQLLPENALRQRRIMSDAAGHSAQMSKSPVRAPLGIPFCSASVGGSRKSLPPAVNAGEDHFSSCYEQGQLLNTEVLRKRMEKTAETLGLAGVTMDCAELLNNGLDSYLKNLIRSSVELKGADVRRDARKGASYKQHAHGKQINGVWLPNQVQMQSSSGQSDAINDSRSQHLISAHDFSVAMQLNPQQLGEDWPVLLEKICLREEND, encoded by the coding sequence ATGGATACAGTTAGAGGGGAGGCTTGGTCAATGGCTCCACCACAACAGCAGCGGCAGCTGTCGGGGTCTCGGggtctgcagcagcagcagcagcagcagcagcagcagcagaatggtCGCATTGATCTCCGGGAGCTCAAGGCTCAGATGGAGAAGCGGCTTGGTCCGGACCGGTCGCGGCGGTACTTCGGCTACTTAAGTGGGTACCTGTCGCAGAAGCTCAGTAAGCCTGACTTTGATAAGATGTGCCTGCTTACATTGGGCCGGGAGAACCTCCGGCTGCACAACCGGCTCATCCGCGCGGTTCTCTACAATGTCTACCAGGCACAGTGCCCACCTCCACCACCAGATGTTGGGAGGTCTGTCGGACCGTCGGCGAAGAAGGTTTCCCAGGCTGCTGGATCGCTTAATTCTTGTAATGGGGATGCCAGGCTGTTACAGGTCCAAGGATCGAGGTCTATGGGTGCACTGCAAGATCATCAGTTGAAAGATCGGCTGAAACATATGGGCCCAAATGGTAGGGTGGAGGCTGTTGCCAGTCACACCCAGGTTGTTCATGGGGGATCTGCAGTTACAGAGAATGGCGCATTAAGTTCACTTGAATTGAAGAGATCGGTGTCTTTTCAACAATGTGAAGCTGCAGAGCCATTGGCAAAGCATCTGCGTGTGGACCAGTTGCTACCTGAAAATGCGCTTAGGCAAAGAAGAATTATGAGCGATGCTGCAGGTCATTCTGCTCAAATGTCGAAAAGTCCTGTACGAGCTCCACTTGGGATACCCTTTTGTTCAGCAAGTGTAGGTGGATCAAGGAAATCACTACCGCCAGCAGTTAATGCAGGGGAAGACCACTTCAGCAGCTGTTATGAGCAAGGTCAGCTGTTGAACACGGAGGTTCTGCGTAAGCGCATGGAGAAAACAGCAGAAACACTGGGTCTGGCAGGTGTCACAATGGATTGTGCTGAACTTCTGAATAATGGTTTGGACTCGTACTTGAAGAACCTGATTAGGTCATCTGTTGAGTTAAAGGGAGCTGATGTTCGACGAGATGCAAGAAAAGGGGCATCATACAAGCAGCATGCCCATGGAAAGCAAATTAATGGTGTTTGGTTGCCGAACCAAGTTCAGATGCAGTCAAGCAGTGGACAATCAGATGCTATAAATGATAGCAGAAGTCAACACTTGATCTCTGCTCATGATTTCAGCGTAGCCATGCAGCTAAACCCTCAACAGCTTGGGGAGGACTGGCCAGTCCTCCTTGAGAAGATATGTCTACGTGAGGAAAATGACTGA